One window from the genome of Andrena cerasifolii isolate SP2316 chromosome 3, iyAndCera1_principal, whole genome shotgun sequence encodes:
- the LOC143367423 gene encoding protein expanded isoform X1 yields the protein MRGSGVTAARSCLQPLVSASRYLAVQALPGDPLYFVVEAKSRVKEVYAQTCMLLGQQGMRDCELFGLAILSDGEYLFVDPENKLSKYAPKNWRSSHTYGLDSSGRPAFVLYFRVRYYVDTPLLLSDETTRHHYYLQLRDNVVRHGGGVESLHPHHPLHEPSIVTPLLTLAGLALQADLGDYSEERHRPHAGSVGYCKPTDYLPPHMCLESNVLAVLAAQHRGNRGLSREEAELQYIREAVLLEAPLNAHLYRLRRSKNEAGPGRILLAICARGVRVYAEEETPRVFAWNNIGKLCFDRKKFEIRAVDQPDKLTLYSGCDDKSKLLLGLCRDTHQFSMAIAPRVNEAKRREEEERKVLRDCYMYPARCKLSLTARGARGDQRISVISSTSSNTTSGIVSDRVHSEDEPDTAPASTECLPRLTENTSHSVVQCGVVNGANGDVEDRSLPSSPVSAVDGCSKTIEQFVEVDGADSTPTTAALRLASSAATAAEGSQCSSSCSTVVVVNAPAGGPPRMRRTSATSSLELGYSHTAQNSAVSSETASFPGAIYDRCKKAGKYAGTDIASETSGVYTLRSSEMQDERMGDLYSPTGDANESSAASDVCALSSVQSTTDEASVTSGFYTIHSGLRSETSDVYTEDVSTGDQEPIYSVCKGDDDVANVVSAMSGVSLGQQLEDSRSRSNSILSAGSFRGDGSDPSSVGPLLSADELSDLIVGRYPPRKTISNSMDSDCDYVTMPPPPPPPRTDSDRQLPPPPPYPVSMDYATINSSRSKIPDIEREPPPPPPYNATRGEFVPLPLPPRRTDPPPPPPYTSPRERIQIPPPTPPRNDAVTPREPPPPPPYPEVPDVTRQEAISTLYPANSEEIVSRVASTKIQTSLASSKASIGLAPSKIAVSHMANEIALIAPKPPPRIQPPTYPGDKMKPTPVHAPVAALVVGPNNYLDVHASRGGPVLLPYLTPPPPPPPPPPPMVHPRQPPPPPPSLATVYTSQVARSQIEQYKQQLYSDVDYVMFPLKDPAVSKQEYIDAKQGSLLAAMAAYPPPPYPSFNNKSMVMYRSTPYLPGSTLSKYASNQNLSSSDTSSNNYLPHSNLSSHYAASTSSLYSGATCSSAGSQSLRREPPAPAHPHTLHTFSRTRSDENILKCFDSPSSMKLQSLPQLKHRRLPPPPPPPPYEIQNLEKNQPLPSASSSSSLPKKTPKSSATEEHEEGKEDGLLDIRTLREKSRNLDLPLISALCNDRYLLKQTKAFVMPKHPTEAASSTSAKNAVRSSNGGTSSRNKYPVSGLSTTQITKPPRKSSTSTHKHPAEMKGNAYKVSNSTGVPSGKKDQARASHS from the exons ACGGCGAGTACCTGTTCGTCGATCCCGAGAATAAATTAAGCAAATACGCACCGAAGAACTGGCGAAGCTCTCATACATAC GGCCTAGACAGCAGCGGACGTCCAGCCTTTGTCCTCTACTTTCGTGTCCGCTACTACGTCGACACGCCGTTACTCTTAAG TGATGAAACGACGCGTCACCACTATTACCTGCAACTGCGGGACAATGTCGTTAGGCATGGGGGTGGGGTGGAGAGCCTCCATCCTCACCATCCCCTACACGAGCCATCCATCGTTACGCCTCTGCTCACACTCGCGGGTCTTGCCCTACAAGCCGATCTTGGCGACTACTCCGAAGAACGGCACAGGCCACACGCGGGATCTGTGGGATACTGCAAGCCCACGGATTACCTTCCGCCTCAC ATGTGCCTGGAGTCGAATGTGCTCGCTGTGCTCGCGGCGCAGCACAGGGGCAACCGTGGCCTGTCCAGGGAGGAGGCAGAGCTGCAGTACATCCGGGAGGCGGTGCTGCTGGAGGCGCCGCTCAACGCTCACCTCTACCGCTTGCGACGGAGCAAGAACGAGGCTGGCCCAGGACGCATACTCCTCGCGATATGTGCTCGCGGGGTGCGAGTATACGCCGAGGAGGAGACGCCGCGCGTCTTCGCCTGGAACAACATCGGCAAACTGTGCTTCGAC CGCAAGAAGTTCGAGATACGCGCGGTCGATCAGCCGGACAAGCTCACTCTCTACAGCGGATGCGATGACAAAAGCAAGCTCCTTCTGGGACTCTGTCGCGACACCCATCAGTTCTCCATGGCCATAGCACCTAGAGTCAACGAAGCGAAGAGGCGCGAAGAGGAAG AGAGGAAGGTACTCCGCGACTGCTACATGTATCCCGCACGGTGCAAGCTGAGTCTAACGGCACGGGGGGCGCGGGGTGACCAACGAATTTCTGTTATCTCGAGCACGTCATCCAACACAACTTCTGGAATTGTCAGCGACCGGGTTCACAGCGAGGACGAGCCAGATACGGCGCCCGCTTCGACCGAATGTCTGCCACGTCTTACTGAAAACACTTCCCACTCGGTTGTTCAGTGTGGCGTTGTGAACGGAGCGAACGGGGACGTCGAGGATCGCTCCTTGCCATCGTCGCCGGTCTCCGCCGTAGACG GATGCTCtaaaacaatcgaacaatttgTAGAAGTGGACGGCGCGGACAGTACACCCACGACGGCTGCATTGAGATTGGCGTCGAGCGCAGCGACCGCGGCCGAGGGCTCACAATGCAGCAGCAGCTGCAGCACAGTCGTGGTCGTGAATGCACCTGCTGGTGGACCGCCGCGAATGCGCCGCACTTCGGCAACGTCCAGTCTAGAACTGGGTTATTCGCATACGGCACAGAATTCAGCGGTTTCGTCCGAAACTGCTAGCTTCCCTGGCGCCATATACGACAGGTGCAAGAAGGCTGGCAAATACGCAG GTACCGACATTGCGAGCGAGACCAGCGGCGTGTACACGCTGAGAAGCAGCGAGATGCAGGACGAGAGAATGGGAGATTTATACTCGCCGACAGGAGACGCCAACGAGTCTTCCGCGGCTAGCGACGTGTGCGCCTTGAGCTCCGTCCAGTCCACGACCGACGAAGCATCCGTGACATCTGGTTTTTACACTATTCACAGCGGCCTTAGATCCGAAACCAGCGACGTTTACACGGAGGACGTTAGCACGGGGGATCAGGAGCCGATTTACAGCGTCTGCAAAGGCGACGACGACGTGGCTAACGTGGTCTCCGCTATGTCGGGAGTCTCGCTGGGCCAGCAGCTGGAGGACTCGCGCTCGCGCAGCAATAGTATACTGAGCGCGGGCAGCTTCAGAGGCGACGGCAGCGATCCCTCCAGCGTCGGGCCGCTGTTGTCAGCCGATGAGCTGTCGGACCTGATCGTTGGGCGTTATCCACCCCGAAAGACGATCAGCAACTCCATGGACTCTGACTGCGATTACGTCACCATGCCtccaccaccgccaccaccgCGGACCGACAGCGACAGGCAGCTCCCTCCGCCCCCTCCGTACCCGGTGAGCATGGATTACGCGACGATAAACTCGTCCCGGTCCAAGATACCGGACATCGAACGGGAACCCCCGCCTCCACCGCCGTACAACGCGACGCGTGGCGAGTTCGTGCCCCTGCCTCTGCCGCCGCGCAGGACCGACCCTCCGCCACCGCCTCCTTACACCTCGCCCAGAGAGAGGATTCAGATACCGCCGCCCACGCCGCCGAGGAACGACGCGGTGACACCCAGGGAgccaccgccgccaccaccgTATCCCGAGGTACCGGACGTCACGCGGCAGGAGGCCATCTCCACCCTCTACCCGGCCAACAGCGAGGAGATCGTGTCCAGGGTCGCGTCCACCAAGATCCAGACCAGCCTGGCCAGCAGCAAGGCGAGCATCGGCTTGGCTCCGTCCAAGATCGCTGTCAGTCACATGGCCAACGAGATCGCTCTGATCGCCCCGAAGCCACCGCCCAGAATTCAGCCACCCACGTATCCCGGTGACAAAATGAAACCCACGCCGGTCCACGCTCCCGTAGCCGCTCTCGTCGTAGGGCCGAACAATTACCTGGACGTGCACGCGTCGCGAGGCGGTCCGGTTCTGTTGCCTTACTTAACgccacctcctcctccgcctccaccTCCACCACCGATGGTTCACCCCAGACAGCCCCCGCCGCCTCCGCCCAGCCTGGCCACAGTCTACACCAGCCAAGTGGCCAGGTCGCAGATCGAACAGTACAAGCAGCAGCTCTATTCCGACGTCGATTACGTGATGTTCCCTCTGAAAGACCCCGCCGTGTCCAAGCAAGAGTACATCGACGCGAAGCAGGGCTCACTCCTTGCGGCCATGGCCGCTTACCCGCCCCCGCCTTATCCTTCCTTTAACAATAAATCGATGGTGATGTATCGCAGCACGCCTTACCTGCCCGGCTCCACCCTGTCCAAGTACGCCTCGAACCAGAACCTCAGCAGCAGCGACACCAGCTCTAACAATTATCTACCGCACAGCAACCTGAGCAGCCACTACGCTGCCAGCACCAGCTCCCTATACAGCGGGGCTACTTGCTCGTCGGCAGGAAGTCAGAGTCTCAGGCGCGAGCCGCCAGCCCCGGCGCATCCGCACACGCTGCACACCTTCTCCAGAACCAGAAGCGACGAGAACATACTCAAGTGCTTCGACTCGCCTTCCAGCATGAAGCTGCAGTCCCTGCCGCAACTCAAGCACCGCAGGCTTCCGCCGCCTCCTCCGCCACCTCCCTACGAAATACAG AATCTCGAAAAGAATCAACCACTTCCATCggcatcctcgtcgtcctctttgCCGAAGAAGACGCCGAAATCGAGTGCAACGGAGGAGCACGAGGAAGGGAAGGAGGATGGATTGCTGGATATCCGGACGCTTCGTGAGAAAAGCCGTAATTTGGATCTGCCACTGATATCAGCGCTGTGCAATGATCGATACTTGCTGAAGCAGACGAAAGCGTTCGTGATGCCGAAGCATCCGACCGAGGCGGCGTCCTCGACGTCCGCGAAGAACGCCGTGAGAAGCAGCAACGGCGGGACGTCCAGCAGAAACAAGTATCCCGTGAGCGGCCTCTCGACGACGCAGATCACGAAACCGCCGAGGAAATCATCGACGAGTACGCATAAACACCCCGCCGAGATGAAGGGCAACGCATACAAGGTCAGCAATTCGACGGGCGTGCCTTCTGGTAAAAAGGATCAGGCGAGAGCGTCGCATTCGTAA
- the LOC143367423 gene encoding protein expanded isoform X2 encodes MRGSGVTAARSCLQPLVSASRYLAVQALPGDPLYFVVEAKSRVKEVYAQTCMLLGQQGMRDCELFGLAILSDGEYLFVDPENKLSKYAPKNWRSSHTYGLDSSGRPAFVLYFRVRYYVDTPLLLSDETTRHHYYLQLRDNVVRHGGGVESLHPHHPLHEPSIVTPLLTLAGLALQADLGDYSEERHRPHAGSVGYCKPTDYLPPHMCLESNVLAVLAAQHRGNRGLSREEAELQYIREAVLLEAPLNAHLYRLRRSKNEAGPGRILLAICARGVRVYAEEETPRVFAWNNIGKLCFDRKKFEIRAVDQPDKLTLYSGCDDKSKLLLGLCRDTHQFSMAIAPRVNEAKRREEEERKVLRDCYMYPARCKLSLTARGARGDQRISVISSTSSNTTSGIVSDRVHSEDEPDTAPASTECLPRLTENTSHSVVQCGVVNGANGDVEDRSLPSSPVSAVDEVDGADSTPTTAALRLASSAATAAEGSQCSSSCSTVVVVNAPAGGPPRMRRTSATSSLELGYSHTAQNSAVSSETASFPGAIYDRCKKAGKYAGTDIASETSGVYTLRSSEMQDERMGDLYSPTGDANESSAASDVCALSSVQSTTDEASVTSGFYTIHSGLRSETSDVYTEDVSTGDQEPIYSVCKGDDDVANVVSAMSGVSLGQQLEDSRSRSNSILSAGSFRGDGSDPSSVGPLLSADELSDLIVGRYPPRKTISNSMDSDCDYVTMPPPPPPPRTDSDRQLPPPPPYPVSMDYATINSSRSKIPDIEREPPPPPPYNATRGEFVPLPLPPRRTDPPPPPPYTSPRERIQIPPPTPPRNDAVTPREPPPPPPYPEVPDVTRQEAISTLYPANSEEIVSRVASTKIQTSLASSKASIGLAPSKIAVSHMANEIALIAPKPPPRIQPPTYPGDKMKPTPVHAPVAALVVGPNNYLDVHASRGGPVLLPYLTPPPPPPPPPPPMVHPRQPPPPPPSLATVYTSQVARSQIEQYKQQLYSDVDYVMFPLKDPAVSKQEYIDAKQGSLLAAMAAYPPPPYPSFNNKSMVMYRSTPYLPGSTLSKYASNQNLSSSDTSSNNYLPHSNLSSHYAASTSSLYSGATCSSAGSQSLRREPPAPAHPHTLHTFSRTRSDENILKCFDSPSSMKLQSLPQLKHRRLPPPPPPPPYEIQNLEKNQPLPSASSSSSLPKKTPKSSATEEHEEGKEDGLLDIRTLREKSRNLDLPLISALCNDRYLLKQTKAFVMPKHPTEAASSTSAKNAVRSSNGGTSSRNKYPVSGLSTTQITKPPRKSSTSTHKHPAEMKGNAYKVSNSTGVPSGKKDQARASHS; translated from the exons ACGGCGAGTACCTGTTCGTCGATCCCGAGAATAAATTAAGCAAATACGCACCGAAGAACTGGCGAAGCTCTCATACATAC GGCCTAGACAGCAGCGGACGTCCAGCCTTTGTCCTCTACTTTCGTGTCCGCTACTACGTCGACACGCCGTTACTCTTAAG TGATGAAACGACGCGTCACCACTATTACCTGCAACTGCGGGACAATGTCGTTAGGCATGGGGGTGGGGTGGAGAGCCTCCATCCTCACCATCCCCTACACGAGCCATCCATCGTTACGCCTCTGCTCACACTCGCGGGTCTTGCCCTACAAGCCGATCTTGGCGACTACTCCGAAGAACGGCACAGGCCACACGCGGGATCTGTGGGATACTGCAAGCCCACGGATTACCTTCCGCCTCAC ATGTGCCTGGAGTCGAATGTGCTCGCTGTGCTCGCGGCGCAGCACAGGGGCAACCGTGGCCTGTCCAGGGAGGAGGCAGAGCTGCAGTACATCCGGGAGGCGGTGCTGCTGGAGGCGCCGCTCAACGCTCACCTCTACCGCTTGCGACGGAGCAAGAACGAGGCTGGCCCAGGACGCATACTCCTCGCGATATGTGCTCGCGGGGTGCGAGTATACGCCGAGGAGGAGACGCCGCGCGTCTTCGCCTGGAACAACATCGGCAAACTGTGCTTCGAC CGCAAGAAGTTCGAGATACGCGCGGTCGATCAGCCGGACAAGCTCACTCTCTACAGCGGATGCGATGACAAAAGCAAGCTCCTTCTGGGACTCTGTCGCGACACCCATCAGTTCTCCATGGCCATAGCACCTAGAGTCAACGAAGCGAAGAGGCGCGAAGAGGAAG AGAGGAAGGTACTCCGCGACTGCTACATGTATCCCGCACGGTGCAAGCTGAGTCTAACGGCACGGGGGGCGCGGGGTGACCAACGAATTTCTGTTATCTCGAGCACGTCATCCAACACAACTTCTGGAATTGTCAGCGACCGGGTTCACAGCGAGGACGAGCCAGATACGGCGCCCGCTTCGACCGAATGTCTGCCACGTCTTACTGAAAACACTTCCCACTCGGTTGTTCAGTGTGGCGTTGTGAACGGAGCGAACGGGGACGTCGAGGATCGCTCCTTGCCATCGTCGCCGGTCTCCGCCGTAGACG AAGTGGACGGCGCGGACAGTACACCCACGACGGCTGCATTGAGATTGGCGTCGAGCGCAGCGACCGCGGCCGAGGGCTCACAATGCAGCAGCAGCTGCAGCACAGTCGTGGTCGTGAATGCACCTGCTGGTGGACCGCCGCGAATGCGCCGCACTTCGGCAACGTCCAGTCTAGAACTGGGTTATTCGCATACGGCACAGAATTCAGCGGTTTCGTCCGAAACTGCTAGCTTCCCTGGCGCCATATACGACAGGTGCAAGAAGGCTGGCAAATACGCAG GTACCGACATTGCGAGCGAGACCAGCGGCGTGTACACGCTGAGAAGCAGCGAGATGCAGGACGAGAGAATGGGAGATTTATACTCGCCGACAGGAGACGCCAACGAGTCTTCCGCGGCTAGCGACGTGTGCGCCTTGAGCTCCGTCCAGTCCACGACCGACGAAGCATCCGTGACATCTGGTTTTTACACTATTCACAGCGGCCTTAGATCCGAAACCAGCGACGTTTACACGGAGGACGTTAGCACGGGGGATCAGGAGCCGATTTACAGCGTCTGCAAAGGCGACGACGACGTGGCTAACGTGGTCTCCGCTATGTCGGGAGTCTCGCTGGGCCAGCAGCTGGAGGACTCGCGCTCGCGCAGCAATAGTATACTGAGCGCGGGCAGCTTCAGAGGCGACGGCAGCGATCCCTCCAGCGTCGGGCCGCTGTTGTCAGCCGATGAGCTGTCGGACCTGATCGTTGGGCGTTATCCACCCCGAAAGACGATCAGCAACTCCATGGACTCTGACTGCGATTACGTCACCATGCCtccaccaccgccaccaccgCGGACCGACAGCGACAGGCAGCTCCCTCCGCCCCCTCCGTACCCGGTGAGCATGGATTACGCGACGATAAACTCGTCCCGGTCCAAGATACCGGACATCGAACGGGAACCCCCGCCTCCACCGCCGTACAACGCGACGCGTGGCGAGTTCGTGCCCCTGCCTCTGCCGCCGCGCAGGACCGACCCTCCGCCACCGCCTCCTTACACCTCGCCCAGAGAGAGGATTCAGATACCGCCGCCCACGCCGCCGAGGAACGACGCGGTGACACCCAGGGAgccaccgccgccaccaccgTATCCCGAGGTACCGGACGTCACGCGGCAGGAGGCCATCTCCACCCTCTACCCGGCCAACAGCGAGGAGATCGTGTCCAGGGTCGCGTCCACCAAGATCCAGACCAGCCTGGCCAGCAGCAAGGCGAGCATCGGCTTGGCTCCGTCCAAGATCGCTGTCAGTCACATGGCCAACGAGATCGCTCTGATCGCCCCGAAGCCACCGCCCAGAATTCAGCCACCCACGTATCCCGGTGACAAAATGAAACCCACGCCGGTCCACGCTCCCGTAGCCGCTCTCGTCGTAGGGCCGAACAATTACCTGGACGTGCACGCGTCGCGAGGCGGTCCGGTTCTGTTGCCTTACTTAACgccacctcctcctccgcctccaccTCCACCACCGATGGTTCACCCCAGACAGCCCCCGCCGCCTCCGCCCAGCCTGGCCACAGTCTACACCAGCCAAGTGGCCAGGTCGCAGATCGAACAGTACAAGCAGCAGCTCTATTCCGACGTCGATTACGTGATGTTCCCTCTGAAAGACCCCGCCGTGTCCAAGCAAGAGTACATCGACGCGAAGCAGGGCTCACTCCTTGCGGCCATGGCCGCTTACCCGCCCCCGCCTTATCCTTCCTTTAACAATAAATCGATGGTGATGTATCGCAGCACGCCTTACCTGCCCGGCTCCACCCTGTCCAAGTACGCCTCGAACCAGAACCTCAGCAGCAGCGACACCAGCTCTAACAATTATCTACCGCACAGCAACCTGAGCAGCCACTACGCTGCCAGCACCAGCTCCCTATACAGCGGGGCTACTTGCTCGTCGGCAGGAAGTCAGAGTCTCAGGCGCGAGCCGCCAGCCCCGGCGCATCCGCACACGCTGCACACCTTCTCCAGAACCAGAAGCGACGAGAACATACTCAAGTGCTTCGACTCGCCTTCCAGCATGAAGCTGCAGTCCCTGCCGCAACTCAAGCACCGCAGGCTTCCGCCGCCTCCTCCGCCACCTCCCTACGAAATACAG AATCTCGAAAAGAATCAACCACTTCCATCggcatcctcgtcgtcctctttgCCGAAGAAGACGCCGAAATCGAGTGCAACGGAGGAGCACGAGGAAGGGAAGGAGGATGGATTGCTGGATATCCGGACGCTTCGTGAGAAAAGCCGTAATTTGGATCTGCCACTGATATCAGCGCTGTGCAATGATCGATACTTGCTGAAGCAGACGAAAGCGTTCGTGATGCCGAAGCATCCGACCGAGGCGGCGTCCTCGACGTCCGCGAAGAACGCCGTGAGAAGCAGCAACGGCGGGACGTCCAGCAGAAACAAGTATCCCGTGAGCGGCCTCTCGACGACGCAGATCACGAAACCGCCGAGGAAATCATCGACGAGTACGCATAAACACCCCGCCGAGATGAAGGGCAACGCATACAAGGTCAGCAATTCGACGGGCGTGCCTTCTGGTAAAAAGGATCAGGCGAGAGCGTCGCATTCGTAA